Proteins from a genomic interval of Chanodichthys erythropterus isolate Z2021 chromosome 6, ASM2448905v1, whole genome shotgun sequence:
- the olfml3b gene encoding olfactomedin-like protein 3A, giving the protein MRALQLLVLVLSGLVGAQQQALMDYLERRLLAIEDRISLWHEQTSRYASELREFKQQMVAQLEGLDKSKEALRSELDTVGTRVDRVEREMDYLDTQNGAQPCVDVDDKLVEQQVTVVKERNKAKYAKLTDCSDMISSIKAMKILKRVGGNKGMWTKDTGSATGKVYILNGTEDNTVYEFGTVRDFTSSQGTSGATSVQLPSAWRGMGHVIYNNHLYYLKQGKEMKLIKFDLQKNIVVDSAVFPAKNQLPVYSLNPETFIDLAVDEEGLWAIYATQENERHISLAKIDAKTLDVEQMWDTPCVRENAEAAFVICGTLYVVYNSKLPSRSRIQCVFDVSDMVTNDDAPHVYFPKRYGTHASLKYSPVEQLLYAWDDGYQILYKLQMKKKLEV; this is encoded by the exons ATGAGAGCCCTCCAGCTCCTTGTCCTCGTTCTTTCTGGCCTGGTTGGAGCACAGCAGCAGGCCCTTATGGACTACTTGGAGAGAAGACTCCTTGCCATTGAG GATCGCATCTCCTTGTGGCATGAGCAGACCAGCCGCTACGCCTCTGAGCTGCGCGAGTTCAAGCAGCAGATGGTGGCACAGCTAGAGGGCCTGGACAAGAGTAAGGAGGCGCTGCGAAGTGAGTTGGACACGGTGGGAACACGCGTAGATCGCGTGGAGAGAGAGATGGACTACCTCGATACACAGAATGGTGCGCAGCCTTGCGTGGACGTGGATGACAAGCTGGTGGAGCAGCAGGTGACGGTTGTCAAGGAGAGAAACAAAGCCAAGTACGCCAAGCTTACAG actGTAGTGACATGATCTCCAGCATCAAAGCCATGAAGATCCTCAAACGAGTTGGTGGCAATAAGGGAATGTGGACCAAAGACACGGGAAGTGCCACCGGGAAGGTATACATCTTAAACGGGACAGAGGATAATACAGTGTATGAATTTGGTACAGTCCGTGATTTCACTTCCTCCCAAGGCACTTCTGGGGCCACCAGTGTCCAGCTCCCTTCAGCCTGGCGTGGTATGGGCCATGTGATCTACAACAACCACCTTTATTATCTGAAGCAGGGTAAAGAGATGAAACTAATAAAGTTTGATCTTCAGAAGAACATAGTTGTGGACAGTGCTGTATTTCCAGCTAAAAACCAGCTCCCAGTGTACAGCCTGAATCCTGAGACCTTCATTGATTTAGCAGTGGACGAAGAGGGTCTGTGGGCCATCTACGCCACACAGGAGAATGAGAGGCACATCTCTTTGGCCAAGATAGATGCTAAAACACTAGACGTTGAACAGATGTGGGACACCCCTTGTGTGAGGGAGAATGCGGAAGCAGCGTTCGTCATCTGTGGTACTCTCTATGTGGTCTACAACTCCAAACTACCCAGCCGCTCCCGAATTCAGTGCGTGTTTGATGTCAGTGACATGGTAACAAATGACGACGCTCCACATGTATACTTTCCCAAACGATACGGCACACATGCCAGCCTCAAATACAGCCCTGTGGAGCAGCTGCTCTATGCTTGGGACGATGGCTATCAAATCCTCTACAAACTCCAAATGAAAAAGAAGCTGGAGGTGTAG
- the syt6b gene encoding synaptotagmin-6 produces the protein MSAIATEDQDMFCEKAVALIVDLCLDDSPLLDSETCQDFLVLLTNGNPNISSADISFSLLLLVFAVCGFALLGVISVATWKLCWVPWRSKVLSSSATALAPTRPERDQHREEGHSDYYPALGDIMAADKLKDPGNFLEAAVKISHTSPDIPADVQLSMKDHLLRRTRISRQTTEPASSNRHSSFKKHLPRQMHHVTSLDRGSEFLDMEDHPTCTAASLGRIQPELYKQSTMEAEESSKNGTAKTCGKINFSLKYDYEGELLLVTILKAFDLPAKDLCGSSDPYVKIYLLPDRKRKFQTRVHRKTLNPTFDETFQFPVPYEELGSRKLHLSVFDFDRFSRHDMIGEVILENLFEVSDLSRETSIWKDIQYATSESVDLGEVMFSLCYLPTAGRLTLTVIKCRNLKAMDITGYSDPYVKVSLICDGRRLKKKKTSIKKNTLNPTYNEAIIFDIPPENMDQVSLHISVMDYDLVGHNEIIGVCRVGIHAEGLGRDHWNEMLAYPRKPIAHWHSLVEPKKSEKEWKTRTASFDSQGSCPSPRLPSSP, from the exons ACATTTCCTTCAGTCTCCTGCTGCTTGTATTTGCGGTGTGTGGTTTTGCCCTGCTGGGTGTCATCAGCGTCGCCACCTGGAAGCTGTGCTGGGTGCCCTGGCGCAGCAAAGTGCTTTCCTCTAGTGCCACCGCCCTTGCCCCCACCCGGCCAGAGAGAGACCAACACAGAGAAGAAGGTCACAGTGACTACTACCCAGCCCTAGGAGACATTATGGCAGCAGACAAGCTGAAAGATCCTGGGAACTTTCTGGAGGCGGCAGTGAAGATTAGTCATACGTCGCCAGATATCCCAGCAGACGTGCAGCTGTCCATGAAGGATCATCTACTGAGACGTACGCGTATTTCACGGCAAACAACCGAGCCAGCCTCCTCTAACAG GCATAGTTCCTTCAAGAAGCACCTTCCCAGGCAGATGCACCATGTCACCAGTTTGGACCGCGGAAGTGAATTTTTAGACATGGAGGACCATCCCACCTGCACCGCTGCCTCTCTTGGACGCATCCAACCGGAACTCTACAAACAGAGCACGATGGAGGCAGAGGAGTCATCTAAGAACGGCACTGCCAAAACATGCGGCAAGATCAACTTCTCCCTCAAGTATGATTATGAGGGAGAGCTCCTCCTCGTCACCATCCTCAAGGCATTCGACCTACCCGCCAAGGATTTGTGCGGCAGCTCTGATCCTTACGTCAAGATCTACCTGCTCCCCGACCGCAAGCGTAAATTCCAAACTCGCGTGCACCGCAAGACGCTCAACCCCACGTTTGACGAGACCTTTCAGTTTCCAGTCCCATACGAGGAGCTGGGGTCCAGAAAGCTTCACTTAAGCGTGTTTGACTTTGACCGCTTCTCACGGCACGATATGATTGGTGAAGTGATACTGGAAAACCTTTTTGAAGTTTCAGACCTCTCGCGGGAGACATCCATCTGGAAGGACATCCAGTACGCCACTAGC GAGAGTGTGGATCTGGGAGAGGTAATGTTCTCTCTCTGCTACTTGCCAACTGCAGGGAGACTCACACTTACTGTCATCAAATGTAGGAACCTCAAAGCCATGGATATTACCGGTTATTCAG ATCCATATGTGAAGGTGTCACTGATTTGTGATGGGAGACGcttgaaaaagaagaaaactTCCATAAAAAAGAACACGTTGAATCCAACGTATAATGAGGCAATTATCTTTGACATTCCCCCAGAGAATATGGATCAAGTCAGCTTACACATATCAGTTATGGACTACGATCT AGTGGGCCATAATGAGATCATTGGAGTCTGCCGTGTAGGGATCCATGCTGAGGGACTTGGGAGAGATCACTGGAATGAGATGCTCGCTTACCCTCGAAAACCCATTGCTCATTGGCACTCGCTTGTAGAGCCCAAGAAGTCTGAGAAGGAG TGGAAGACTCGCACCGCAAGCTTTGACAGTCAGGGGTCTTGTCCATCTCCCAGACTCCCCTCCAGTCCATAA